The segment GGCGTCGGCGTCATACTGGTGGACGTAGTTCGAACCATACCCGTCGCCGACATAAAAACCGCCGTCGGCCGCCAGCGCGATGTTGGTCGGCGTGTACTTGCCGGGGTTGTCATACTTGCCCGATTCCGTCGGGAAACCCTTCTTCCACACGATTTCGCCGTTCAGATCGAGCTTGGCGATCTGGTGATTCTTGACGTCGCTCAGATAGAGGAACTCTTGGCCGTTTTCGGCACGCAGGTCGAGACCATGACCGCCGCCGTGGAATTCTTTGCCGAACGAGCGAACGTATTTGCCGTCGGTATCAAACGCCACGATCGCGTCCATCACGTTGGGACCGCCGTTCTGGTGCGTAATATAAATGAGGCCGCTTTTGTCGATCGCCACGTCGTGCGTCGCGCCCCACTGGATGCTGCTCGGCAGTTCGCCCCAGTAGTGATGGCATTCGTAGACGAATTCCCCCGAGCCGACCCGCAGCGGGGCCGAGCCCGACTTGTTTTCGGCGTGAAGAAACAGCGGAGTCGCGGCAACCGTTGCGGCGGCGGCGGTCGTTTGAAGAAATTGTCGTCGAGTCGGTGAAGACATGCGGCGGGAATCCTCTCTGCGGATAAACTTAGGAAGGCGTCTAGGCCGGTGGTAATCCAGAATTTCTGTACGCAATCTTTCATTTTACGAGAACTCGCCTGATGGCCAACGCCCAATTCCCGCAAGTTCGCTTCCGCGGAAAATTGCGCCCTTCACAGCAAGATGTGGTGGACATTGCCCGCAAAAGCCTCGACGCAGGCGAGCGTCAGCTCTATGTGGTCGCCCCGCCCGGGTCGGGAAAAACGGTACTTGGCCTCTATCTCTGGGCTGAGTGCGTGCAGCGTCCGGCGCTAGTTCTCTCTCCCAATTCGGCCATTCAAATGCAATGGGCCGCCCGCACCGACATGTTCGATCAGTCTCCGCCTGGCGGTGAATTGGCCAGCACTGATCCCACGGCGCCTGGTCTCCTCACGTCGCTCACCTACCAATCGGTCACGCTGCCCCGTCGCGGCGACGATGGGCTTGATGACGCGGCGTTTGAGCTGTGGCAAAGTCGCCTGATCGAAAAAGACGCCGCCCGCGATCCAGAGGAAGCCCGCATCTGGATCCGCGATCTGAAAAAGCACAATCGCAACTACTACGACCAACGTCTCTCCGCCTATCGCAAAGAAGTCCGCGACGAAGCGAGCCTGCGGGGCGAAACGCTCGACATGCTCCATCGCTCGTCGCTCGCGACCCTCGATCGGCTCAAAGCGCAAGAGATCGGGCTGATCATTCTCGACGAATGTCATCACCTGGTCGGTCACTGGGGACGGGTCTTGGCCGACGCCGCGGCGATGTTCAACAATCCGGTCATCCTCGGCCTGACGGCGACGCCCCCCGACGTCGACAACAAGTCGCCGCAAGACTTTGAGCGCTACACCACCTTCTTCGGCCCGATCGACTACGACGTCCCGGTTCCGGCAGTCGTCAAAGATGGCTTCCTCGCGCCGTATCAAGACCTGGCCTACTTCGTCCGTCCCAGCCAAGACGAACTCCGCTATGTCGCCAGCGCCGATGATCTGCTGCACGAGATCGTCGCACTCGCCAGCGGAACCGAGAAAGAAGTCGCGCCGCCGGTAAAAGCCGCCGCGCGCAAGCCTGCCAAGCCGCCGAAGCCGGTTTCCAGCGAAGAAGAAGAGGCGCCGATCAAGCTGCTTGATCTTTCGGACCTGCAAGTGATCGGTTCGGCCGAAGCGGCATACACTGAAGAGCCAAACGCGGAACCGACCGTCGCCACCGATCCCGTTGCCGAGCCGGCCGAAGAAGTTGAGACGGTGCCTGGCGCTCCGCGCGTCCCGCCGCTGCCGACCTGGCTTTACAACAGCCTGGCCGAAAAGAAGCATGCCGCGCAGAAGTACAACAACTGGTCGGCGTTCGAACGCCGCGATCCCGAATTCGCCGCGGCGGCTCGTCTCTTTCTGCAAATGCGCGAGCTGGAGCTTCCGCCGGACGTTCCGCCGGCCCAGTGGGATCCAGCCGCCGAAGCGCCGGAGATGGCGATTCTCGTTCCGGTCCTCGATCGCTACGTCCGGCACGCGCTCCGCCGCTCGGCCAATGAAGAAGACCATCAACTCGGCCGCGATATCATCGCCCGCTTGCGGATGCTCGGCGTGCAGATCACCGAAACCGGCTGCCAGGCCTGCGCTTCGCCGGTCGGCCGCGTGTTGGCTTACTCGCGTGAAAAAGCCCAGGCCGTCATTCCGATTCTCCATGCCGAGATGAAGGCGCTCGGCGATTCGATCCGCGCGATCGTCGTCGCCGACTACGAGAAGACCGCCGCGGTCATGCCGGAGACCGCCGATCTGCTCGACGAAGAAGCCGGCGGCGCCGTCGCCGCCTTCCGCACGCTGCTCAAGGACGAACAAACCGATCGTCTGCAACCGATTCTCGTGACCGGCTCCAGCGTCCTGATCGACGATGACCTCCAGCCGCAGTTTGATCATGTCGCCCATGCGTGGCTGCAGAAGGAAGGCTTTCAGGTCAATCTCGACTACGCCGAAGAAGAAGGATTCTGCGTCGTCCGCGGTGAAGGCGCCGACTGGTCGCCGCGGGTTTACATCGAGATGATCACCGAACTTTTCCAGCAAGGGGTGACCCGCTGTCTGGTCGGCACGCGCGGTTTGCTCGGCGAAGGTTGGGACGCCAACAAGATCAACGTTTTGATCGATTTGACGACCGTCACGACCAGCATGTCGGTCCGCCAGCTCCGCGGGCGATCGTTCCGGCTCGACCCGGCCGTTCCCGAGAAAGTCGCCAACAACTGGGACGTCGTCTGCATCGCGCCGGAGTTCAGCAAAGGGCTGGACGACTACGCCCGATTCCGCAAAAAGCATGACAACACCTTCGGCGTCACCGACGACGGCGAGATCGAAAAAGGGGTCGGCCATGTTCACGCCGCGCTGACCGATTTGCGACCGGAGCTGCTGGAAGACTCGATTCC is part of the Blastopirellula sediminis genome and harbors:
- a CDS encoding twin-arginine translocation signal domain-containing protein, whose product is MSSPTRRQFLQTTAAAATVAATPLFLHAENKSGSAPLRVGSGEFVYECHHYWGELPSSIQWGATHDVAIDKSGLIYITHQNGGPNVMDAIVAFDTDGKYVRSFGKEFHGGGHGLDLRAENGQEFLYLSDVKNHQIAKLDLNGEIVWKKGFPTESGKYDNPGKYTPTNIALAADGGFYVGDGYGSNYVHQYDADANWVRSFGGRGSQPGQLNCPHGLYVDTRPGREPSLCVTDRANNRLQYFTLDGEHISYVDNLVYPSSLDVQGEVLLVGELDSRLTLLDKDNNVITYLDDDAEWRSAVNANGRRVRSQRDKWVDGKFVHPHGATFDAAGNIYLAEWVVGGRVSLLKKVG
- a CDS encoding DEAD/DEAH box helicase yields the protein MANAQFPQVRFRGKLRPSQQDVVDIARKSLDAGERQLYVVAPPGSGKTVLGLYLWAECVQRPALVLSPNSAIQMQWAARTDMFDQSPPGGELASTDPTAPGLLTSLTYQSVTLPRRGDDGLDDAAFELWQSRLIEKDAARDPEEARIWIRDLKKHNRNYYDQRLSAYRKEVRDEASLRGETLDMLHRSSLATLDRLKAQEIGLIILDECHHLVGHWGRVLADAAAMFNNPVILGLTATPPDVDNKSPQDFERYTTFFGPIDYDVPVPAVVKDGFLAPYQDLAYFVRPSQDELRYVASADDLLHEIVALASGTEKEVAPPVKAAARKPAKPPKPVSSEEEEAPIKLLDLSDLQVIGSAEAAYTEEPNAEPTVATDPVAEPAEEVETVPGAPRVPPLPTWLYNSLAEKKHAAQKYNNWSAFERRDPEFAAAARLFLQMRELELPPDVPPAQWDPAAEAPEMAILVPVLDRYVRHALRRSANEEDHQLGRDIIARLRMLGVQITETGCQACASPVGRVLAYSREKAQAVIPILHAEMKALGDSIRAIVVADYEKTAAVMPETADLLDEEAGGAVAAFRTLLKDEQTDRLQPILVTGSSVLIDDDLQPQFDHVAHAWLQKEGFQVNLDYAEEEGFCVVRGEGADWSPRVYIEMITELFQQGVTRCLVGTRGLLGEGWDANKINVLIDLTTVTTSMSVRQLRGRSFRLDPAVPEKVANNWDVVCIAPEFSKGLDDYARFRKKHDNTFGVTDDGEIEKGVGHVHAALTDLRPELLEDSIPLLNGDMLKRAEMRATARKHWKIGEPYHGEPRSTLEVKLDRDERENGGFPPFKSKGEVWSDDSLVMSVGTAILSALAETKQISPSARPNVKSRAGGYVRMFLEDASEEDSQLFAASLREALGPLLRPRYVIPRKLRYSRPTFWSKLLPEFLGQYLEQKHDEMVMLHAVPTALAKKKEIAEVYEKYWNQFVSPGQALYALRGEGEDLRIKAEKKGLTPRGTYHEKEVFS